The Geothrix sp. genome window below encodes:
- the glmU gene encoding bifunctional UDP-N-acetylglucosamine diphosphorylase/glucosamine-1-phosphate N-acetyltransferase GlmU has product MSTVAVILAAGLGTRMKSRLPKVLHPILGDPTLLWALRALPPGLGGAVVVVHHGKEQVLAALEAWQKAGLLPCPVSTVDQGEPLGTGHALQVCIPELDRLGASQVAILCGDVPLTSPATVFRLCSAEALLLAMDLPTPGSYGRVIQHADGRLANLVEAKDATPDQLAVQRVNGGAYALPWPALRKALQGLKNDNAQKEYYLTDAVAAVAKDLPVAVEVCDPEELAGMNSRHDQAALQAAAQRRIQRHWMAEGVTFLHPDSTLVGPRVVLHRDVLLEPGVRMEGSVLVGEGCRIGQGTVITNSVLGDGVDIRPYCVIEQVLVGAGAKVGPFARLREGTDLAEGVHIGNFVETKKAKLHRGAKANHLAYLGDTEIGEGTNIGAGVITCNYDGVNKHKTTIGRRVFVGSDTQLVAPLTIGDGALIGAGSTITKDVPADALALSRTPQTSREGGASKLRDRQKKPSGLS; this is encoded by the coding sequence ATGTCCACGGTGGCAGTGATCCTGGCGGCGGGCCTCGGAACCCGCATGAAATCGCGGCTTCCCAAAGTGCTGCACCCCATCCTCGGCGACCCGACCCTGCTCTGGGCCCTGCGGGCCCTCCCTCCCGGCCTGGGTGGCGCGGTGGTGGTGGTTCACCACGGCAAGGAACAGGTTCTGGCCGCCCTGGAGGCCTGGCAGAAGGCCGGGCTGCTGCCCTGTCCCGTGAGCACTGTGGACCAGGGGGAGCCCCTCGGCACCGGCCACGCCCTCCAGGTCTGCATCCCCGAACTGGACCGCCTCGGCGCCAGCCAGGTGGCCATCCTCTGCGGGGATGTGCCGCTGACCTCACCCGCCACGGTATTCCGGCTCTGTTCCGCCGAGGCCCTGCTGCTGGCCATGGACCTCCCCACCCCCGGCTCCTACGGCCGGGTGATCCAGCACGCGGATGGCCGCCTCGCCAATCTGGTGGAGGCCAAGGACGCCACCCCCGACCAGCTGGCCGTCCAGCGAGTGAACGGCGGCGCCTATGCCCTGCCCTGGCCCGCCTTGAGGAAGGCCCTCCAGGGCCTCAAGAACGACAACGCCCAGAAGGAGTACTACCTCACGGATGCCGTGGCGGCCGTGGCCAAGGACCTTCCTGTGGCCGTGGAAGTCTGCGATCCCGAGGAACTGGCCGGCATGAACTCCAGGCACGATCAGGCGGCCCTGCAGGCGGCGGCCCAGCGGCGGATCCAGCGGCACTGGATGGCCGAGGGCGTGACCTTCCTCCATCCCGACAGCACGCTGGTGGGACCGCGGGTGGTCCTTCACCGCGATGTGCTGCTCGAACCCGGCGTGCGGATGGAGGGCTCGGTCCTCGTCGGTGAGGGCTGCCGCATCGGCCAGGGCACCGTGATCACGAATTCCGTCCTGGGCGACGGCGTGGACATCCGGCCCTACTGCGTCATCGAGCAGGTCCTGGTGGGTGCGGGCGCCAAGGTGGGCCCCTTCGCCCGGCTGCGGGAGGGTACCGACCTGGCCGAGGGGGTCCACATCGGCAATTTCGTGGAGACCAAGAAGGCGAAACTCCACCGGGGCGCCAAGGCCAACCACCTCGCCTACCTCGGCGATACGGAGATCGGCGAAGGCACCAACATCGGCGCGGGGGTCATCACCTGCAACTACGATGGCGTCAACAAGCACAAGACCACCATCGGCCGCCGGGTCTTCGTCGGATCGGACACCCAACTGGTCGCTCCCCTGACCATTGGCGACGGGGCCCTCATCGGCGCGGGCAGCACGATTACGAAGGATGTCCCCGCCGATGCCCTGGCCCTCAGCCGGACTCCGCAGACCAGCCGCGAGGGGGGTGCCTCCAAGCTGCGCGACCGACAGAAGAAGCCGTCTGGGTTAAGCTAG
- a CDS encoding ABC transporter permease: protein MVLTLFDKTGARVLGALETTGDFAVLAGRTFAAIFKRPFDGKSLMNQLHSLGVNSIPVVVLTSIAVSMVFAVQLAFGFRQFQAEGLASQVEGLAIVRELGPVITGLMLSGRIGSAMAAELGTMQVTEQIDALECLATDPIHYLFVPRFLAAVVMVPLLTVVSIYVSFWGGYMILVGVEGQSAYVYSSEFYKLLAFRDLRIALIKALVFGMIIALVGCWKGYRTHGGAEGVGNAPTSSVVTSSLWILVSDFFLTKLLLV from the coding sequence ATGGTCCTGACCCTCTTCGACAAGACCGGCGCCCGCGTGCTGGGGGCCCTCGAGACGACCGGGGACTTTGCGGTGCTCGCAGGGCGGACCTTCGCCGCCATCTTCAAGCGCCCCTTCGACGGCAAGAGCCTCATGAACCAGCTCCATTCGCTGGGCGTGAACTCCATTCCCGTGGTGGTGCTCACGAGCATCGCCGTGAGCATGGTGTTTGCGGTGCAGCTGGCCTTCGGCTTCCGCCAGTTTCAGGCGGAGGGTCTGGCCTCCCAGGTGGAGGGTCTGGCCATCGTCCGCGAGCTGGGGCCGGTGATTACGGGCCTGATGCTCTCCGGGCGCATCGGCTCGGCCATGGCCGCGGAGCTGGGCACCATGCAGGTGACCGAGCAGATCGATGCCCTGGAGTGCCTGGCGACCGATCCCATCCACTACCTCTTCGTGCCGCGGTTCCTGGCCGCCGTCGTCATGGTTCCCCTCCTCACGGTGGTCTCCATCTATGTGAGCTTCTGGGGCGGCTACATGATCCTCGTCGGCGTGGAAGGCCAGAGCGCCTATGTCTACAGCAGCGAGTTCTACAAGTTGCTGGCCTTCCGCGATCTCCGCATCGCCCTCATCAAGGCCCTGGTGTTCGGGATGATCATCGCCCTGGTCGGCTGCTGGAAGGGATATCGCACCCACGGCGGCGCCGAGGGCGTGGGCAATGCGCCCACCAGCAGCGTGGTGACCAGCAGCCTCTGGATCCTCGTCTCCGACTTCTTCCTGACCAAGCTGTTGTTGGTGTGA
- a CDS encoding UbiA family prenyltransferase, with product MTGAAPRFPLRTFVQRLLGPKVTAYLLHLRPLEWPIMTAHFLLGTLLASGWPLTAGPALLGWLVFVALMNGGTLAINSAFDQDEGDIGYLKAPPKPPDHLLAFSVLLLAFSALLGFLLPRPFALLNLACVAMSILYSVPPARLKARAGWDLLINCLGFGLFTPLAGWALTGRPFSPAILRAALGFAFLFAALYPMTQIYQVAEDARRGDRTLVIRVGVGRSLGLALGAALAAHGLFAAAILAKGRNPWYLALSLGAWLAVLLPWLGQWRTWSDHRHEAGMYWGLGAWAVTDLSLLVLLWP from the coding sequence GTGACCGGAGCGGCCCCCCGCTTCCCGTTGCGCACCTTCGTCCAACGCCTCCTCGGCCCGAAGGTCACGGCGTACTTGCTCCACCTGCGCCCGTTGGAATGGCCGATCATGACGGCCCACTTCCTGCTGGGCACCCTGTTGGCCTCGGGCTGGCCCCTGACGGCGGGCCCTGCCCTCCTGGGCTGGCTGGTGTTCGTGGCTCTGATGAACGGGGGCACCCTGGCCATCAACAGCGCCTTCGACCAGGACGAGGGTGACATCGGGTATCTCAAGGCACCACCCAAGCCCCCTGACCACCTGCTGGCCTTCTCCGTCCTGCTGTTGGCCTTCTCCGCCCTGCTGGGCTTCCTGCTGCCCCGTCCCTTCGCGCTCCTCAACCTCGCCTGCGTGGCCATGAGCATCCTCTACTCCGTGCCCCCGGCACGCCTCAAGGCCCGGGCCGGGTGGGATCTGCTCATCAACTGCCTGGGGTTCGGCCTGTTCACACCCCTGGCGGGCTGGGCCCTCACCGGCCGGCCCTTCAGCCCGGCCATCCTCAGGGCCGCCCTCGGCTTTGCCTTTCTCTTCGCCGCGCTCTACCCCATGACCCAGATCTACCAGGTGGCCGAAGATGCCCGCCGGGGTGATCGCACGCTGGTCATCCGCGTGGGCGTGGGCCGGAGCCTGGGATTGGCTCTTGGGGCGGCCCTGGCGGCCCATGGGCTTTTCGCCGCCGCCATCCTGGCCAAGGGGCGGAACCCCTGGTATCTGGCCCTCTCCCTGGGGGCCTGGCTGGCCGTCCTGCTCCCCTGGCTGGGCCAGTGGCGCACCTGGTCGGATCATCGGCACGAAGCTGGCATGTACTGGGGCCTGGGTGCCTGGGCCGTCACGGACCTGAGCCTATTGGTCCTTTTGTGGCCTTGA
- a CDS encoding DUF116 domain-containing protein produces the protein MKEPRALPQPGPLPVERGALFLWVRRGVPLALAVFAFAFAALHSAGRGWWLLAGTGALAAAWPSFLRGEAFLRNRAAVMRQDCLWTNALRPLARRLGQEDAWILSFCGHNNQRVREALGSRRAKRALILLPHCIQMARCKAGILDDLQACYDCGLCPVGDYMNAALLNRWEGRITNRSHKAYREAREFRPDLVVAVSCTDRLLKGLTKMPEIPCYVIPLSLPHGMCVDTDFSVPHVFAAMEALVEPRRPGDIQPLRREGIA, from the coding sequence GTGAAGGAACCCCGCGCCCTGCCCCAGCCCGGCCCCCTGCCGGTGGAGCGGGGCGCGCTGTTCCTCTGGGTTCGTCGGGGCGTACCGCTGGCGCTGGCGGTCTTCGCCTTCGCCTTCGCCGCGCTGCACTCGGCCGGTCGGGGCTGGTGGCTGCTGGCAGGCACGGGGGCCCTGGCCGCCGCCTGGCCCAGTTTCCTCCGGGGAGAGGCCTTTCTCCGCAACCGGGCTGCGGTCATGCGCCAGGATTGCCTCTGGACCAACGCCCTCCGGCCGCTGGCCCGGCGGTTGGGGCAGGAAGATGCGTGGATCCTCTCCTTCTGCGGCCACAACAATCAGCGCGTCCGGGAGGCTCTGGGAAGCCGCCGGGCCAAGCGGGCCCTCATCCTGCTGCCTCACTGCATCCAGATGGCCCGTTGCAAGGCTGGCATCCTCGACGACCTTCAGGCCTGCTACGACTGCGGCCTCTGCCCCGTGGGCGATTACATGAACGCCGCCCTTCTGAACCGGTGGGAAGGCCGCATCACCAACCGCAGCCACAAGGCCTATCGCGAGGCGCGGGAATTCAGGCCGGATCTGGTGGTGGCGGTGAGCTGCACGGACCGCCTGCTCAAGGGACTCACGAAAATGCCGGAGATCCCCTGCTATGTGATCCCCCTGTCCCTGCCCCACGGCATGTGCGTGGACACGGACTTCAGCGTGCCTCATGTGTTCGCCGCCATGGAGGCCCTGGTGGAGCCCAGGCGCCCCGGCGACATCCAGCCGCTCAGGCGTGAGGGCATCGCGTGA
- a CDS encoding LSm family protein, with the protein MNRKLIRPNLSELKDKLGIPAKAGGGEAMTPVPPALTASGEPNPATNPAAATAPQGLGSPRRKIAPPEQTNAESFYYLKQMQSKTPMVIVLQDDEKVRGVIEWYDKHCLKINRVKEPNVLVPKHNIKYIYKQEEEPRIRRSRTLKKEEPLTTEVEVPAYD; encoded by the coding sequence ATGAATCGCAAGCTCATCCGACCGAACCTCAGCGAACTCAAGGACAAGCTGGGCATTCCCGCCAAGGCCGGCGGCGGGGAAGCCATGACACCGGTTCCGCCGGCCCTGACGGCCAGCGGCGAGCCGAACCCGGCCACCAACCCGGCCGCGGCCACGGCGCCTCAAGGCCTCGGCAGCCCCCGGCGCAAGATCGCCCCTCCCGAGCAGACCAACGCCGAAAGTTTCTACTACCTCAAGCAGATGCAGTCCAAGACGCCGATGGTGATCGTGCTCCAGGACGACGAGAAGGTGCGCGGGGTCATCGAGTGGTACGACAAGCACTGCCTGAAGATCAATCGGGTGAAGGAACCCAATGTCCTAGTCCCGAAACACAACATCAAATACATCTACAAGCAGGAAGAGGAACCCCGCATCCGGCGGAGCCGCACCCTCAAGAAGGAAGAGCCGCTCACCACCGAGGTGGAAGTCCCCGCCTACGATTGA
- a CDS encoding polyphenol oxidase family protein: MLVPEVRLPFPLSWGFSTRLDPPEDLPVRRLNQVHRCGVVEASTGTEGSVVEGDGLWTTAPGVRLGVRVADCVPVLLAGPLPGGRLWAAALHAGWRGATGHGDDSPFEGPGRGILRRGTARYRALGGRPADLVWAFGPAILACHFEVGEEVIEAARRDPAWHEGLRSKGPSGTPHLDLHGFLRAQALDLGLDPARDGSVPLCTVCRPDLLYSYRRGETTGRQWGWVEIG; the protein is encoded by the coding sequence TTGCTCGTTCCCGAGGTCCGGCTCCCCTTCCCCCTGTCCTGGGGATTCTCCACCCGCCTGGATCCGCCTGAGGATCTGCCCGTCCGGCGCCTGAACCAGGTGCACCGCTGCGGCGTGGTGGAGGCTTCGACGGGCACCGAGGGATCCGTGGTGGAGGGCGATGGACTCTGGACCACCGCCCCGGGCGTCCGCCTTGGCGTGCGCGTGGCCGATTGCGTCCCCGTGCTGCTGGCCGGCCCGCTCCCCGGCGGCCGCCTCTGGGCCGCTGCCCTGCATGCGGGCTGGCGGGGCGCCACCGGGCACGGCGATGACTCCCCCTTCGAGGGACCCGGCCGGGGCATCCTGCGCCGTGGCACGGCACGCTACCGTGCCCTGGGAGGGCGCCCGGCGGACCTGGTCTGGGCCTTCGGCCCCGCCATCCTGGCCTGCCACTTCGAGGTGGGTGAGGAGGTCATCGAGGCCGCGCGCCGGGATCCCGCCTGGCACGAGGGGTTGCGTTCCAAAGGTCCCTCGGGGACACCCCATCTCGACCTGCATGGCTTCCTGCGTGCCCAGGCCCTGGATCTGGGCCTGGATCCGGCCCGGGACGGCAGCGTGCCCCTTTGCACCGTGTGCCGTCCCGACCTGCTCTACTCGTACCGCCGCGGCGAGACCACCGGCCGCCAGTGGGGCTGGGTCGAGATCGGATAA
- a CDS encoding MlaD family protein: protein MKLETKVGLFFTGAIFLLAVLILRTEKLEVGGKRNQSERFTIFDSVAGLSLQSAVRIAGVKVGDVRTIALENGKARVAIGLGNEVQVYRDASVSLGSIGILGEKFIDLDPGHSAMGPFPEGVPLPSKAGVSLDNLMETLSEIGKNVKGVTQSLNESIGGEQGRQKLDEIVDNIRVLTAEFRSMAQENHGAINNTMANVEAISSDLRDKLPKLAQQFETVGKNLNAILEENRPELKGVMSDVRKLAQSFQGTAENMKVLTDRINKGEGTIGKLLNDETTIKKINEAVDNVNGMLGGFNKMDFRLDMNAAQWDKRKDSRVGLGLEVAPRPDYWYALGFASTPDGKLSESTRTVTQIDPVTGQSVSVLEKNKFVTTDQSFTVSAQFAKRIGAAIFSAGIVEGKGGGGLEFRTLDDDRLRFGILAYDFTKRDDKPNPRYRFTSSYQFWKGAYIQAGVQDIGNKDLRTVFFGGGLRWKDDDLKKIIGLAGAAK from the coding sequence ATGAAGCTCGAAACCAAAGTCGGCCTCTTCTTCACGGGCGCCATCTTCCTGCTGGCCGTGCTCATCCTCCGGACCGAGAAGCTGGAGGTCGGCGGCAAGCGCAACCAGTCCGAGCGGTTCACCATCTTCGACTCCGTGGCCGGACTGAGCCTCCAGAGCGCCGTGCGCATCGCCGGCGTGAAGGTGGGCGATGTGCGCACCATCGCCCTTGAGAACGGCAAGGCCCGCGTGGCCATCGGCCTGGGCAACGAAGTGCAGGTCTACCGCGATGCCAGCGTATCCCTGGGCTCCATCGGCATCCTGGGTGAGAAGTTCATCGACCTCGATCCCGGCCACAGCGCGATGGGTCCCTTCCCCGAAGGCGTGCCCCTCCCCAGCAAGGCCGGCGTGAGCCTGGACAACCTCATGGAGACCCTCTCCGAGATCGGCAAGAATGTGAAGGGCGTCACCCAGTCCCTGAACGAATCCATCGGGGGCGAGCAAGGCCGCCAGAAGCTCGACGAGATCGTGGACAACATCCGCGTGCTGACCGCCGAGTTCCGCTCCATGGCCCAGGAGAACCACGGGGCCATCAACAACACCATGGCCAATGTCGAGGCCATCAGCTCCGACCTGCGCGACAAGCTGCCCAAGCTCGCTCAGCAGTTCGAGACCGTGGGCAAGAACCTCAACGCCATCCTGGAGGAGAACCGCCCCGAGCTGAAGGGTGTCATGAGCGATGTCCGCAAGCTGGCCCAGAGTTTCCAGGGGACCGCGGAGAACATGAAGGTGCTCACCGACCGCATCAACAAGGGCGAAGGCACCATCGGCAAGCTGCTCAATGACGAGACCACCATCAAGAAGATCAACGAGGCCGTGGACAATGTGAACGGCATGCTGGGCGGATTCAACAAGATGGACTTCCGCCTGGACATGAACGCGGCCCAGTGGGACAAGCGCAAGGACAGCCGCGTGGGTCTTGGCCTGGAAGTCGCGCCCCGGCCCGACTACTGGTACGCCCTGGGCTTCGCCTCCACGCCGGATGGCAAGCTCAGCGAGAGCACCCGGACCGTCACCCAGATCGATCCCGTCACGGGCCAGTCCGTCAGCGTGCTCGAAAAGAACAAGTTCGTCACCACGGACCAGAGCTTCACCGTATCGGCCCAGTTCGCCAAGCGCATCGGAGCCGCCATCTTCTCGGCCGGCATCGTCGAGGGCAAGGGCGGCGGCGGACTGGAGTTCCGCACCCTGGACGACGACCGCCTGCGATTCGGCATATTGGCCTACGACTTCACCAAGCGGGACGACAAGCCGAATCCCCGCTACCGCTTCACCAGCAGCTACCAGTTCTGGAAGGGCGCCTACATCCAGGCCGGCGTCCAGGACATCGGCAACAAGGATCTCCGCACCGTCTTCTTCGGCGGCGGCCTGCGCTGGAAGGATGATGACTTGAAGAAGATCATCGGCCTTGCCGGAGCCGCCAAGTGA
- a CDS encoding ABC transporter ATP-binding protein produces MALIDVVNLSKAFGPKVVLSNVNLQVQEGESLVVLGGSGTGKTVLLRNIMGLLTPDSGHVAIEGKIIAQLDREELFKVRQSIGMCFQMAALFDSMTVFENVAFGLRRHLEITEDEVQARVEECLSMVGMKGTDKLKPAELSGGMKRRVGFARAIALKPKILLFDEPTTGLDPVMTDVIGRVILDLKHELGVTTITITHDLKSAFEIADRIALLFRGECIACESPAAFKVNPHPVIQQFLRGDADGPFLQDPPPPKRKTQEAHP; encoded by the coding sequence ATGGCGCTGATCGATGTCGTCAATCTCTCCAAGGCCTTCGGTCCGAAGGTGGTGCTATCCAATGTGAACCTGCAGGTCCAGGAGGGCGAGAGTCTCGTGGTCCTGGGCGGGTCCGGCACCGGCAAGACCGTGCTGCTCCGCAACATCATGGGCCTGCTGACTCCCGACTCGGGCCATGTGGCCATCGAAGGCAAGATCATCGCCCAGCTGGACCGGGAGGAACTGTTCAAGGTCCGCCAGAGCATCGGCATGTGCTTCCAGATGGCGGCCCTCTTCGATTCCATGACGGTGTTCGAGAATGTGGCCTTCGGCCTCCGGCGGCACCTCGAGATCACCGAGGACGAAGTGCAGGCCCGGGTGGAGGAATGCCTCTCCATGGTGGGCATGAAGGGCACCGACAAGCTGAAGCCCGCTGAACTCTCCGGCGGCATGAAGCGCCGCGTGGGCTTCGCGCGCGCCATCGCCCTCAAGCCCAAGATCCTCCTCTTCGACGAGCCCACCACGGGACTGGATCCGGTGATGACCGATGTCATCGGCCGCGTGATCCTGGACCTCAAGCACGAGCTGGGCGTCACCACCATCACCATCACCCACGACCTCAAGTCCGCCTTCGAGATCGCCGACCGCATTGCCCTGCTCTTCCGCGGCGAGTGCATCGCCTGCGAGTCGCCGGCGGCCTTCAAGGTCAATCCCCATCCCGTCATTCAGCAGTTCCTGCGGGGGGATGCGGATGGCCCCTTCCTTCAGGACCCGCCCCCGCCCAAGCGCAAAACCCAGGAGGCCCACCCATGA
- a CDS encoding 4-hydroxythreonine-4-phosphate dehydrogenase PdxA, which translates to MSRRPRIAITLGDPCGIGPELLLRSLTAIQVWSDVVVVGSRAGVDLLEGLPGTAVTWCWDPSSAPPPPAFQGSALELRIEGPQGSAAAIWLDPTPDIGVGDLHLGRGSSASGRATVEAIRLAAGLASSGLVDALVTLPMAKSAAHLAGYDIPGHTEFLQALSGSPLTRMAFVSPRLSVVLHTVHQSLRSVVDGLEVQAVAETLAFSADRFIQLTGNPNLRVALCALNPHAGEAGAFGQEEALLSEALARAEAAFRKAGPAGPFAALPSPFPSGPAPQGWTLHPGETARVPVEAGGPSPNFLGPRFSGPHPSDSLFHRAVSGEFDLVVALYHDQGLIPIKLLEPTRAVNLTLGLPFIRTSPDHGTAFDKAGHWIADPRNFLEATALAVRLAGRARHQPWTARVATP; encoded by the coding sequence ATGAGCCGCCGACCGCGCATCGCCATCACGCTGGGAGATCCCTGCGGCATCGGGCCCGAGCTGCTGCTCCGTTCCTTGACTGCCATCCAGGTCTGGTCCGATGTTGTGGTCGTGGGCTCCCGGGCGGGGGTGGACCTCCTCGAGGGACTTCCCGGAACCGCCGTCACCTGGTGCTGGGACCCTTCCTCCGCGCCGCCCCCACCTGCCTTCCAGGGCTCCGCGCTGGAGCTTCGGATCGAGGGACCCCAGGGCTCAGCCGCGGCCATCTGGCTGGATCCCACGCCCGACATCGGAGTGGGCGATCTCCACCTGGGCCGGGGCTCTTCAGCTTCCGGCCGGGCCACGGTGGAGGCCATCCGCCTCGCTGCGGGCCTCGCGTCCTCGGGGCTGGTGGATGCCCTCGTCACGCTGCCGATGGCCAAATCCGCCGCCCATCTCGCCGGGTACGACATCCCGGGCCACACGGAGTTCCTCCAGGCCCTCTCCGGCTCGCCCCTCACCCGCATGGCTTTCGTGAGTCCCCGCCTGTCCGTGGTGCTCCACACGGTTCACCAGAGCCTGCGCTCCGTGGTGGACGGGCTCGAGGTCCAGGCCGTGGCTGAGACGCTGGCCTTCTCCGCGGATCGCTTCATCCAGCTCACAGGCAATCCGAATCTGCGCGTGGCGCTATGCGCCCTCAACCCCCACGCCGGCGAGGCGGGGGCTTTCGGCCAGGAAGAGGCACTGTTGTCGGAGGCCCTGGCCCGAGCCGAGGCCGCCTTCCGGAAAGCCGGGCCCGCAGGGCCTTTCGCGGCCCTGCCCTCCCCCTTTCCGTCCGGCCCCGCACCCCAGGGGTGGACGCTCCATCCGGGAGAGACCGCCAGGGTCCCGGTGGAGGCCGGCGGACCTTCCCCCAACTTTCTGGGCCCCCGCTTCTCGGGCCCGCACCCTTCCGACAGCCTGTTCCACCGTGCCGTTTCGGGGGAATTCGATCTGGTCGTGGCCCTGTACCACGACCAGGGGCTCATCCCCATCAAGCTGCTGGAACCGACCCGGGCCGTGAACCTCACCCTGGGCCTGCCCTTCATCCGCACCAGCCCCGACCACGGCACGGCCTTCGACAAGGCCGGCCATTGGATCGCCGATCCGCGGAACTTCCTTGAAGCCACGGCCCTGGCGGTGCGTCTGGCCGGCCGGGCCCGCCACCAGCCCTGGACTGCCCGCGTGGCCACGCCGTGA
- a CDS encoding aminotransferase class IV, translating into MRPAAGLPAEAVFGPGGSAWLPGRPTPAGEGPRTALPIHQGVPRHLEAHLARLRAGAKALGQEVPWLAGAAVELGIWLALGPASEGALRLALHLELRLLAARLEVLPSTPAPYRLAPLPHPMGDLRSNPLAPHKGLSGPWRPPAMAAAHRRGAEDALLLWPDGTLAETAIAAVALERGGALMIPPAPGRVASVAERLDLPAWAEARGLALETRDIPLGTEGQLWCLNALRGIWPAILL; encoded by the coding sequence GTGAGGCCTGCCGCTGGCCTGCCTGCTGAAGCGGTGTTCGGCCCCGGCGGCTCCGCCTGGCTCCCCGGTCGCCCCACCCCTGCGGGAGAGGGCCCCCGCACGGCCCTACCCATCCACCAGGGCGTCCCCCGCCACCTGGAGGCCCACCTGGCGCGGCTCCGGGCCGGAGCGAAGGCGCTGGGCCAGGAGGTTCCCTGGCTGGCCGGTGCCGCGGTGGAACTCGGCATCTGGCTGGCACTCGGGCCGGCCTCGGAAGGTGCCTTGCGTCTGGCGCTTCACCTGGAGCTCCGGCTCCTCGCGGCGCGGCTGGAGGTCCTGCCCTCCACGCCAGCACCCTACCGTCTGGCGCCCTTGCCCCATCCCATGGGGGACCTGCGGTCCAACCCCCTGGCCCCCCACAAAGGGCTCTCGGGCCCCTGGCGCCCTCCGGCCATGGCCGCAGCCCACCGCCGCGGCGCGGAGGATGCCCTCCTGCTGTGGCCCGATGGGACTTTGGCGGAGACGGCCATCGCGGCCGTGGCCCTGGAGCGCGGGGGGGCCCTGATGATCCCGCCTGCCCCGGGCCGGGTGGCCAGCGTGGCGGAGCGGCTGGATCTCCCGGCCTGGGCAGAGGCCCGGGGCTTGGCCCTGGAAACCCGGGACATCCCCCTTGGAACCGAGGGACAGCTCTGGTGCCTGAACGCGTTGCGCGGTATTTGGCCCGCAATCCTTCTCTGA
- a CDS encoding serine hydrolase, translating into MAAGCAALNAGSTHSATKLTLKSASALVLDQSTGQTLLEKQAGAVVPIASITKLMTAMVLLDAHLDPQEILTITNDDKDMLRHSKSRLPVGTRLPREQALLLALLASENRAAHALGRTFPGGLSAFVQAMNAKAKELGLTGARFEDPTGLSSGNVATARDLARILESAYNYPEIRDFTTRPETSILSGRKSIQFPNTNALVRSPRWSIGLSKTGYIEEAGRCLVMQAMLANRPVLIILLDSWGKYTRLGDANRIKQWMEARLGTKG; encoded by the coding sequence TTGGCCGCGGGATGTGCGGCCCTGAATGCTGGCTCGACCCATTCCGCAACCAAACTGACCCTGAAGTCCGCTTCGGCCCTGGTACTGGATCAGAGCACGGGTCAGACCCTGTTGGAAAAGCAGGCCGGCGCCGTGGTGCCCATCGCGTCGATCACCAAGCTCATGACGGCCATGGTGCTGCTGGACGCCCACCTCGACCCCCAGGAAATCCTCACCATCACCAATGATGACAAGGACATGCTGCGCCACAGCAAGTCCCGCCTGCCCGTGGGCACCCGCCTGCCCCGGGAGCAGGCCCTGCTGCTGGCCCTGCTGGCTTCCGAGAACCGCGCCGCGCACGCCCTGGGCCGCACCTTCCCGGGGGGCCTCTCGGCCTTCGTCCAGGCCATGAATGCCAAGGCAAAGGAACTCGGCCTGACCGGGGCCCGTTTCGAAGATCCCACGGGCCTTTCGAGCGGCAATGTGGCCACGGCCCGGGACCTGGCCCGCATCCTCGAAAGCGCCTACAACTACCCCGAAATCCGTGATTTCACCACCCGGCCCGAGACCAGCATCCTGTCCGGCCGGAAGAGCATCCAGTTCCCCAACACCAACGCCCTGGTGCGCAGCCCCCGCTGGAGCATCGGCCTCTCCAAGACCGGCTACATCGAAGAGGCCGGCCGCTGCCTCGTCATGCAGGCCATGCTGGCCAACCGGCCCGTGCTCATCATCCTGCTGGATTCCTGGGGGAAATACACCCGCCTGGGCGACGCCAACCGCATCAAGCAGTGGATGGAAGCCCGCCTCGGCACCAAGGGCTGA
- a CDS encoding SpoVG family protein: MLNITDVRITKVEGDDKLRAFAGLVIDDCFLVGDLRVVEGEDGYFVAMPSRRKRDGSFKDIAYPLNNTLREQIEERVLLAYETATGNRALSRIERGEAAVVRPDLLSVEEFGFTPKSNP, encoded by the coding sequence ATGCTCAACATTACGGATGTTCGCATCACCAAGGTGGAAGGCGACGACAAGCTGCGGGCCTTTGCGGGCCTGGTGATCGATGACTGCTTCCTGGTCGGCGACCTGCGGGTGGTGGAGGGCGAGGACGGCTACTTCGTGGCCATGCCCAGCCGGCGGAAGCGCGATGGCAGCTTCAAGGACATTGCCTATCCCCTGAACAACACCCTACGCGAACAGATCGAGGAGCGTGTGCTCCTGGCCTACGAGACCGCCACCGGAAACCGCGCCCTCAGCCGCATCGAGCGCGGCGAAGCCGCCGTGGTGCGCCCCGACCTGCTGAGCGTCGAGGAATTCGGGTTCACGCCCAAGAGCAATCCCTGA